In one window of Chthoniobacterales bacterium DNA:
- a CDS encoding phosphoribosylaminoimidazolesuccinocarboxamide synthase yields the protein MPTTPQSTVDLPGIKKLRSGKVREVFDLGDTLLFVVTDRLSAFDVILSDPIPQKGAVLNQLSAFWFKRFQNIANHFITADFAEFPKELQPFREQLAGRSMIVKKTKPLAVECVVRGYLAGSGWKEYKNSQSVCGIKLPPGLQLASQLPEPIFTPSTKAEEGHDENIDMAECARILGDEMANRVKDLSLTIYSEGREHAAGRGIIVADTKFEFGTVDGELLLIDECLTPDSSRFWPADQYVVGQSPPSFDKQFVRDYLETLDWDKTPPAPKLPREIIEKTSAKYVEAFESVTGEKLL from the coding sequence ATGCCGACCACTCCACAATCGACAGTCGATCTTCCCGGAATCAAGAAACTCCGCAGCGGCAAAGTCCGCGAAGTCTTCGATCTCGGCGACACCCTGCTTTTCGTCGTGACGGATCGACTCTCCGCCTTCGACGTCATTTTGTCCGACCCGATTCCGCAAAAGGGCGCCGTGCTCAATCAGCTCTCCGCGTTTTGGTTCAAACGCTTCCAGAACATTGCCAACCACTTCATCACGGCGGATTTCGCCGAGTTCCCCAAAGAGCTGCAACCGTTTCGCGAACAGCTAGCCGGCCGCTCGATGATCGTGAAGAAGACGAAACCGCTCGCCGTGGAGTGCGTCGTCCGCGGTTATCTCGCCGGTTCTGGGTGGAAGGAGTACAAAAACTCGCAGAGCGTTTGCGGAATCAAGCTGCCCCCGGGGCTGCAACTCGCCTCGCAGTTACCGGAGCCGATTTTCACACCCTCGACCAAGGCCGAGGAGGGTCACGATGAGAACATCGACATGGCGGAATGCGCCCGCATTCTCGGAGACGAAATGGCGAACCGGGTCAAAGATCTGAGCCTCACGATTTATTCGGAAGGTCGCGAACACGCCGCCGGCCGTGGCATCATTGTCGCCGACACCAAATTTGAATTCGGCACCGTCGACGGAGAATTGCTCCTGATCGACGAATGCCTGACCCCCGATTCGTCGCGCTTCTGGCCGGCCGATCAATATGTCGTCGGGCAAAGCCCGCCGAGCTTCGATAAACAATTCGTGCGCGATTATCTGGAGACGCTGGACTGGGACAAGACCCCGCCCGCTCCAAAATTGCCGCGCGAAATCATTGAAAAGACTTCGGCCAAATACGTGGAGGCATTCGAGAGCGTCACCGGCGAGAAGCTGCTGTAG
- a CDS encoding class I SAM-dependent rRNA methyltransferase translates to MAGIVVKPRARILHGHDWVFSGEVLKAFGGPADGDVISLKDGKDRLIGSALYNSKSQIVARRFSRRKQDLDVDFFQRRIAQAIEYRARRGVDPRLCRIVWSESDGLPGVIVDRFGDHLVLQTLTLGMDMRKALIVDALKNVVGGTPGLQSIVERNDAPVRRVEGMELKTGILLGEEPKETEIEAAGLRFEVDLMHSQKTGFYLDQLANYEAVARHAKDRRVLDCFTSQGAFALACARAGAASVTAVEASADSLAQARSNAEHNALQVEFIEQDVFQFLRAAEKAEAEYDLIILDPPSFTKTKGGLRDALRGYRELHVRAFKLLSRDGLLATFSCSHHVTDSIFNQTIADALVDARRSARRLRRFEQALDHPVLPTLPETEYFKGVLLEMMPGR, encoded by the coding sequence ATGGCTGGAATCGTCGTCAAACCCCGGGCGCGAATTTTGCATGGGCACGACTGGGTTTTTAGCGGCGAAGTGCTGAAGGCGTTTGGAGGTCCCGCGGATGGCGACGTCATTTCGCTAAAGGACGGGAAAGATCGCCTGATCGGCAGCGCGCTCTACAATAGCAAGTCGCAGATCGTGGCCCGGCGGTTTTCGCGACGGAAACAGGACCTCGACGTCGATTTTTTTCAGCGGCGAATCGCGCAGGCGATCGAGTACCGGGCGCGGCGCGGAGTAGATCCTAGACTTTGTCGCATCGTCTGGAGTGAGAGCGACGGGCTGCCGGGTGTGATCGTCGATCGTTTTGGCGATCACCTTGTCTTGCAAACCTTGACGCTCGGGATGGACATGCGGAAGGCGCTGATCGTGGACGCGCTGAAGAATGTCGTAGGCGGAACGCCCGGCCTGCAATCGATCGTCGAGCGAAATGACGCCCCAGTCCGAAGAGTGGAAGGAATGGAATTGAAAACCGGGATCCTGCTGGGTGAAGAGCCGAAAGAAACCGAAATCGAAGCGGCCGGACTGCGTTTCGAGGTTGACCTGATGCATTCGCAAAAGACCGGCTTCTATTTGGATCAGCTGGCCAACTATGAGGCTGTTGCGCGCCATGCGAAAGACCGCCGGGTGCTGGATTGTTTTACGAGCCAGGGCGCCTTCGCGCTGGCTTGCGCGCGGGCAGGCGCCGCTTCCGTGACCGCAGTGGAAGCGAGCGCGGACAGCCTGGCGCAGGCGCGCTCCAATGCCGAACACAACGCGTTGCAGGTGGAATTTATCGAACAGGACGTTTTCCAATTCCTGCGGGCGGCCGAAAAGGCCGAAGCGGAATACGATCTCATCATTCTCGACCCTCCTTCCTTTACCAAGACGAAGGGAGGATTGCGCGATGCGTTGAGAGGATACCGGGAGCTGCACGTCCGTGCGTTCAAGCTGTTGTCCCGCGATGGGTTGCTGGCGACGTTTTCCTGCTCGCATCATGTGACCGATAGCATTTTCAACCAAACGATCGCGGACGCGCTGGTGGATGCGCGACGCTCGGCGCGCCGGCTGC